GGGGGCTCGGGGTCGCGGGGGCGggagggggcgggggcggggtgctgccgccgctgctgccgctgcACTGGCTCTGGCAGCCGCTGCTGCAGTGGTCGGAGGTGGAGCCGCACCAGCCCCACTTGCTGCAGCAGAGGCAGTTGGGGCAGAGCGCGCCACCGGCCTGCGAGCCGCACTGCTCGGCGCGCACCGACACGGCCAAGGCAGTGGCCACCATGGCCACTACCGCTAGTCCTCCCATCGCCATgagaagcaagcaagcaagtatgTAGCTCGATCAGTGACTTGCACGCTCGATCGATCTGTTGGTGTGTGAAGGAAGCGGTAGGCAAGCATGCATGTCCTTGTATAGGTACCATGGCGCAGTATGGATGCATGTATAAGGCTGCATGCTTGTGTACACATGCACACGTATCCAATTCCAATGCAAGTTTTGAGACGGTACACTAGTGCATGGTGGATGGCTCGCTATTGGCTAGCTTCTCTGGATCTGTTACATAGTCCACTCTTGGAACCGACGAACCTGCGTGCACTAGTTGGCCTAGTTGGCTGTCTTACGTATAGGATGGGAGAGGATTGTATATACTATACTAGTATTCATCATCGATCTTAACATTATTATGGACATGCGATCTTTTAGCATTATGGACATGGAGAGAGACGTAGCCACGTAGGTGCGTGGTGCTCATTTAACCATGCACCATATATAGGTGGTAGCTAAACCCTAAAGCATAAGCTCGATTGTATTGCATGCGTTCGGCCTCTTTGCATGGCTAGAATGGATTTTCTAGGATAGGTGGTAGCTACCCAGCTCCCGAGGAATCGGTCGTATATTTGCACTGGCGGATGCAACATAGCACACAGTAGAACAGGGCATCCAATCACCCTTCTCTGATAGTTTATACGGACGTGGAAATGCTGGTCGGTGGGAACCAGGCATCCATACACACCCTAACTGAAATGGGCAAAACATTTGAACATGCATCATAGTACTCATACCGTAGGCTGTAAGGAGGATAACTTTTTAGGGCATTGAAACTGAGCCACGGTGCAACGATGGGGAAGCCCTAAAACAAGTTGTTGCCGCATCCCTGAGAAAATGCGCATCTTTTGCAGTTTGGCTAGCTTGAAAATATCAATGTTCTGTAGCATTGCAAGTTGGTACTTATTGCCTACTTGGTTCAAAAAAATTATAGGAGTATAGTACGATTCCTCTAGTATGTTGTCGAGGAGAGAGACCTGATCGAATGATTCCAAGCAAATCTCACCTAGGTTGGGGCATTGAGTTACTCTAGCATGCGGACGTGGCGTCATTTACTCCACGGACTCATCTCGGTTAAACCACCTAATTAAATAGTCTGGCTAAAACATGCTGTCCCCTTGCTGCCATGCCCCATGCCCCATGCATGGTCCAAAAGATAATCAGTGAATTAACTAAAATATGTCCACCTTCTAATTTGCTACTCTATCCTCGAAGCATTTTGACTGCACATGAAAACATGAGCGTTCTAGCTTCACAAATGGAAAAAAAAAGTAGTAGTATTGATATACTAGTAGTATTCATACACGTACAAGTCATCCTAACTAATCTTGGAGAGATGCGAGTCTCAAGTGGATACAATTACAAGTATTTTGTTGTTATTGGTAGAATATTCAAAGTTTCAAACACAATGTTGTATTGACCTTGCTATCTCTTGTGGCCCACACAATCTAAAAAAAATCCATGAAGTGACCAAAGCCGTGCGTGCAGGGTGCATCACGTGGCAGTGTACCTTTCATCAAGGCATCTCCTCCCTTAGACTTCTTGTTTGACTGTTTATTTTATTTAAAATTTTTATATagatattatttattttgttatgacttattttatcattagacAGTACTTGAAATTGCCCCGCGTTGCCTCCCATTGCCtccataaaatattaattatcatCGAAAAGGGTACGTTGGTCATTTCACGTGCCTATCACTACTCAGCCGCGCCCACTCCCCGATCCGCGCCCGACGCCGTCGTCCCGATCCGCGCCTGACTCGCCCTCGCGCCGGCCTGCCATCGCCCGCACTCCTGCTCTTACCCTAGCGACCGCTGCcctgctctctccctccctctagccGCCGCCAGCGTCGCGACGGCGGCCCAGCCGCGCCGCTGCCCCCACCCCCAGCGCGAGGGCCGCGGTGGTCGCCTCCGTCGCCGCCTTCCGCACTGCCCTGCTCTTACCCTAGCGACCGCTGCcctgctctctccctccctctagccGCCGCCGGAACCTCGTCGCGACCTTTGGCCCTTTGGGTGATGCTATTTTCTTCATGTATTGTGCTATTGTGCTCACTGTTGTTggattttgtttcctttgtccacaAGAGGAATTGCTATGGCTCACTTCCTTTGGTGCCCGTGCTGCAGCCAGGCAATAGAGAAGGCCAACCAGCAGATAGTCAATGCCATTGGTAAGCCGATTGTGCGGGGTCCCTGGTACAGTGCTTCCATTGCTGTGAATCACGTGAAGCATTCTGTCTCCTGCACTTTCCCGGTGTCGGGGCCCCAAGGAAATGGTCTTCTCAAGCTCAAGGCTATGCGCTTGGGAGGTGCGTGCTGCTAACTTCTTCACAAATCTATTCCTTATGAGTGAGTTGATTGGACTTGCTAGTATGCTAACATTTTTCTGGTGGCATGTTTATACTTGTAATAAGATATTCTTTCGAATATGTCTTTCAGTCTTTGTGCTACATTGCCGCAATGCATCGAAAAAACTGAACCAATAATTGATGGTTTTTAACATTTGGATGCAGAACGTTGAATATGACTTAGTTTTTGCATTGCATATAAAGTGTTGCAGTAGATGTGTTTGCATTAATGGAAAGGAAAACTATGATACTAATATACATCATTTGCTGACTTAGCCAATTGGTTGCATTTTTTTATACAGTTTTGTCATGCCTTGGGCATAGCAGGTATGTTAGTCCATATGCATGACAAATGCCCCAAAATATTACTGTAAAATCATTTGTCAAGCCACATTAATCCAATAAAATAGGTTGTATAACTGATGCTATTTGGGTGACTGAACAAGTCATGTCACAATTTTATCTTGATATTCTTCAAATTTATCTTGACCTTGAAACATATAAGGATGTGTACTAGTTTCATTTATTTGGGAAAAAAATCCAAACCGATGTCTGCACTAGTGGGTACAGCGTTACCACCTACCAGTGCCCACCTGATGGACCAGTTGTAACTTGGCTGGTTACTTTTGGTTTCTGTAGCCATTCCTGATTGGTTTTTAAAATATTAGTGTTAGCTGTTGGCTACCCATGGTGATTAAAGTTCATGAAAGTTCTTATGTAGATGTAATGGTGATTATTTGCCATTTGTATATTCTGACTAATTGATTAAGTGATTCATGTCATGTTCTTATTCTAGTAGGATGAAATCTTGTCAGAAGATTCATCCAGAAGTTAGCTTTGGCCCTGTTTGAGAATGCTTATCTGAGAGTCGGTTTTAATCTGATCAGAATTTTCTGATAAGCTGCGGTCTAATAAATCTGCAGTCTGAAAAATCTAGGTGTTTGGCAATCCTGATAGTTGTCGATAGATTCTCTATCATGAATGTAAAATGACTTATATGCCTCTAGGCTGGTAATAGATtatttgttgattgatgaatgAGTGAAAGCAACTATGACAAAAAAATTAATTATTGTACCATATAATTTGGATAGAAGTTCAAATGAATAATGGATGAGTTGACATCGTTACCATATATGGGGTCCACTATAATACAATAAAAAAATCAACCTTATCCCAACTGCCGGTTCTCACCACCGATCTCCATGGTCGCAGCGACGAGTTCTCACTTCTGTTCTTCTCCCCAGCGGCAAATCACTCATTTTCTTTCTCATCCAAATCTGATTCTTCAGCAAAAATTCCACCTAGATCAAACGCAGTACCACAGCTTCCTCCACCATGGTCTGTTACAGGGCGGCGGCAGCTCCGATTTTCGGCGGCGACGACATCCAGGAAGGAGGCACAACTCTTGTAGACATCAGATTCCGCAGCTTCGTTGATCTCCTCAGCAGGTTTGTCAACGACGGAGCCACGTATTGGCCATAGAGGGCTCTGCCCCCCCTGCCCCGTAAAAAAAAGAGGATATATGCTGCAGATGTGCAAGTCCGCTAGCTAATTTAGCCCACCAGGTGATTGGCCATGTGCAAGTCTGCACTTGGGAGTTGGGACCTGGGCCCTGGCATCAGTCAACATGAGCAAAATAATCCACGGAGTGACCGAGACGGCGGAGGCGACGAGCCGATAGCCGAAGGTCGGAGCACCGGAGCTGTCGATGCCTCGAGCTAGAGTCcttggcggcggcagcggcggccttCCTTGACTCGCTCGTCGGCGGTCGGCATATAAACATAGGCTGCTGTTTTAGAACATGGCAGGCTGTTGAAATTTGAAACTTCAAGTGCAAAGTGAATTTCAATAATGAAAACCTATGCATCCTAATGAAAGCTTCATTTTTCAGGAGGAAATGTCGAATGATGATTCTTTGCTGGAGTATAGTGAAATTGTTATGAAGATGTTTGGCAGTGAGGACGACGGATTTGAGTTTTATAACAACTACGCTTATGAGAAAGGATTTAGTGTGAGAAAGGAATACTGCGAGTGGGACAACGGCCACAATGAGAGGACCCTTCGGAAGTTTGTTTGCAGCTGTGAAGGTTTCCGCGCAGAGAAGGAGGTGAGGAGGGAGATCAAGAAGCGGAGGCCGCGGAATATCACTCGTTGTGGATGCCGTGCTCAACTTGTGATTGCACAGGATCCAAACACAGAGCAATGGTATGTGAAGGATTTCATCGACGAGCACAACCATCCGATGACGGAACCAGACCTTGCTTGCTTTCTGCGTTCACATAGAAGAATCAGCGATGATCAGAAAGCAAAGATTGTGCAGTTGCAGATTTCTGGGATCCGCAAACACCAGATAATGGATATTATGGTTAGGCGGTACGGTGGGTATGATAAGGTTGGATTTACATCAAGGGACCTTTACAATTTCTGCCATCGCAACAAGGCGGAGACACTTTCCGGTGGTGATGCTCGAACAATCATCAGTTACATGATAGAATCGAAACGTAGAGATCCTGATTTCTTTTTCCAGTACAAGACTGATGGGAGAGGGCACCTGAcgagactgctctggtgtgacttTCAATGTCAGATGGATTATAGAGCGTTTGGTGATGTCGTCATGTTTGATGGCACGTACAAAACGAATCGATACAACCTGACCCTTGTTCCTTTTGTTGGGGTGAATCACCATAAAAGCACGGTTCTTTTTGCCTGTGGAATTCTTTCTCACGAGGATACTGAGTCGTATGTGTGGCTGCTTAGGTCATTCTGTGATGCCATGATTCAGAAGCATCCGGTTTCTGTGATCACCGATGGAGACCATGCTATGCAGAAAGCAATCAATATTGTGTGGCCGAATTCATCGCATAGGCTATGCGTATGGCATATTGAGGTGTGCATTGCGCGTAATCTTCACACCCAGGATCTGAAGGATAAGGTTAGGGGTTTTCTTTATGATCGTTGCTCCATAGAAAAAACTGAGAGGAAATGGATAGCATTCTTGGCAAAGGAGAAAGTTACAGATAAGGACTCGTGGCTGTACCAGATGTATGAGATGAGGGAAATCTGGTGTGCGGCGTATCATGCTGGTAAGTGCTACTTAGGACTGAGGAGCAACCAGCGTAGTGAGAGCCTACACTCTAGGATTCAGTTTAATCTAGATCGGAAAATGACACTGTTAGAGCTGATACAGCACGTTGACCACTGTCTTTCAAAGTTGCGCAGTAATGAAGCGTATCTGGACTTTCAAGCAAGTTCTAAGCCATGCTTACAACCATATGCTTCAACTATTGAGAAAGAGGCTGTGAATTTGTTCACACCAAGTGTTTATTTTGCTGATGTGCAGTACAGCGTAAAAGCAGCCGATAAGTGTTATTGGATTGAGACTGTAGATGGCTATGATATTGTTGAGTATATTGTTGGAAGGGTTGATAAAGGAGACAAACAATACTATGTGAAATGTGAGATATGCGTTGTTGAACGCAAGCTGAAGGAAATTTCTTGTTCTTGTCTAAAGTTACAGTCCCTTGGAACCCCATGCTCACACATCTTCTTTGTATTGGGTCGTCGAGGAGAACACAAGCTTCCAGACTGCTGTGTTTTGGAAAGGTGGACGAGGGGGGCCAAGCGTGGATTTCCTCCTATAAGGAAGAGCGCCATGTATGACTATTCCAATAGCCTACAGAGGTACCATGAGCTACACAATATCAGTCAAACGGCATCCTTCATAGCATCTCAATCACTTGAAGCATATGGGCGGCTGAAACGCGTTCTTCATGAGGAAGCTGCTATGATCCCTCCAAATGAAGGAGAGAACGGAGGCAAGAGGTTTGGTCCTGTGCTGCCGCAAGCCCTAGATGTTGATTCTATAGATGTCTTTGATCCCATACATGTGCCTGGCAGAGGGGCCCCAAAGAAAAAGTTGTAGTCAGTTTCAGATAAATCTAAGAAGAAATGTACCCTGTGTAAGGGTGAGGGTCACAATCGGTGAACATGCTCCAAGAGAGAAGAGGTAAGCTAAGTGTAATGTTCATCAAAGCTGAAAACTGGCTGTCTGTGAGGCATGTGTACTTATGGGTAATGTTCCTCTTCATTTGTAGGAAACAATGCTCCCTGAGGATGTGCCGGATATATGATTTGCCAAAGGTAACTAAAGTGGCCTAGTCTTGTGTAAACACTACACTATTTAGCACATTTGCTTTCCTTGTCATGTGAAACCCATACCCTTGCTGTTTTTGTTGATTTATACTTGATACTAGCAATCACACATCACCTTCATTTGAAACACTGGTAGTATTTTGATCTGCTTGGTCACTGTTAGGTTCTGAATTCTACTGATACCTTGTATGAACTAGTCAACTGACTAAAATATGTATTTTTTCATAATTCACAAAAGAAATTGTTTGATAGTAGCTCCGCTTATGACTGAACTTGCATGCTTGCACTGTTGCAGGTGCTTGATCTGTCTCAGTGTCAGAATATCACTGATGTGGGAGTTTCAGCCATATGAAGTCGGTACCCAATCTATTGGAACTAGATCTTTCATACTGCTGTCCTGTAAGTAGCCAACCATCTAGTCGTATTATTCTATCACCTGGGCATAACTTGAGCCCTCACAGCTTAACTTACATCCTTTGTGTATCAGGTTACTCCTTCTATGGTGAGAAGCTTACAGAAGATTCCTAAACTGCGGACCCTGAAGCTGGAAGGCTGCAAATTCATAGCTGATGGACTAAAAGCTATTGGAACCTCTTGTGTTTCTTTAAGGGAGTTAAGCTTGAGCAAGTGCTCTGGAGTGACGGATACAGAACTCTCTTTTGCGGTGTCAAGACTAAAGAACCTGCTGAAGCTGGACATTACTTGTTGCCGCAATATCACTGATGTTTCACTAGCGGCCATAACTAGTTCATGCACTTCCCTCGTCTCTCTGAGGATGGAGTCTTGTAGCCATGTTTCCAGTGGAGCACTCCAACTGATCGGGAAGCACTGTTCTCACTTGGAAGAGTTGGACCTTACTGACAGTGATTTGGATGGTGAAGGTACTTACTGAACTGGGTACTGAATTATTCTTTGCCAGATGAACATAAAGTTGACCCTGGATATATTGTGTAGGATTGAAAGCTCTTGCCAGATGCAGCAAACTTTCAAGTCTAAAAATTGGAATTTGCTTGAAGATTAGCGATGAAGGTCTTACCCACATTGGAAGGTCTTGCCCAAAACTCCGCGACATTGATCTGTACAGGTAATTATTAGACATGCCTTATGGTTTTCTTTATTTGGTTCTTTGTCAGTAAACTAACTTATATTTTCTGTTTCAGGTTTGGAGGCCTTAGTGATGATGGAATTATTCAAATTGCACAGGGTTGTCCAATGCTAGAGTGTATCAATCTATCCTACTGTACAGAAATAACAGACAGTTCACTGATATCACTTTCAAAATGCGCAAAGCTGAATACTCTGGAGATTCGTGGCTGCCCCATGATTACATCCACTGGGCTCTCAGAAATAGCGATGGGGTGCAGGCTACTTTccaagcttgatattaagaaatgCTTTGATATTAATGATGTGGGAATGCTTTACCTTTCCCAGTTCTCTCATAGCCTCCGTCAGGTATTATCCTTTTCTCCTGTAACTGTAACTAGAATCTGATGGTACCATGTATGTTCTGCAATTGTGATAATACCATCTATGTCTCATCACAGATAAACTTGTCGTATTGTTCAGTCACCGATATCGGACTTCTGTCCCTTTCTAGCATATCCGGCTTGCAGAACATGACCATCGTCCATTTAGCGGGTATAACGCCGAATGGCGTGACAGCTACTCTTATGGTTTGTGGTTGTTTGACGAAAGTGAAGCTTCATGAAGCATTCAAATCCATGATGCCGCCTCATATGATAAAAAAATATCGAGGCACGAGGGTGTGTTTTCCAGTGGATCGATAAACCATTTAAGGTATTGTATTGCTCCCCTGGTTGCTTTACACAGCGTTAAACCCTTGCGACCAAGTCGTATAGGCGTCTTGCCCGATTTGCTACTTGAGAACACTACATAATTTGCCTCAGAAAAGTTGTGGTTCTAGCCAAATCTAAATGCAATGCTGTTTTTTGTACTTTCAGTATTTTTCCTATGCTTCAAAACACAAAAATCATGACTTGCTTATGCATGGTGTTTAAAAAATCCCTAAAGAGGATAGCACAGTTGTCTTATATCTGTTGAGTGGATTTGTTGTTACTAGAATTACAATCATGCAAAAGTCAAGCATCTAATAACATGTGTGGCCTTGTGCAGGTTGAGGTGGAACCTTGTGATGTATGGAAGCAACAGTCCCAAGATGTGCTTGTACGATGAGAAGACCTGAAGTGTAGCTATTGTGGAAACCAGGTCATGCATCCTGTAGATGGGATGGGTTCTGTTTGGTATCCAGAAGTGAAGCCTGAAGAACAACTCAATTTTGTACTGTAATCGGTGGGGTACCATGGTGATATGCCGACTTTGAGTAGTAGTGTATATCCTGATGTTGTATACTACTAGATGGGTAGATCCAATCCCAACTCACCCTCAATCTCACATTTGTTTGGTGAGGTGATCATATGCCTGGGAGTAAATTAAATTTCAGTGGAGCACAGCTAGGAAGTTGCTGTATAGAATATTAGCATGTAAGATGAAGGGAAGATATTGATACGGAAGAGATGGTTTTGGTTGATAATAAAATGGTTTTGAAATTTAGTGCGACAGATATGCGTTGCAGTGCCTGTGTTTGTTGGCTGTTGCATTCATATTTGTGATTATTGCANNNNNNNNNNNNNNNNNNNNNNNNNNNNNNNNNNNNNNNNNNNNNNNNNNNNNNNNNNNNNNNNNNNNNNNNNNNNNNNNNNNNNNNNNNNNNNNNNNNNAAGGCGCAaccagaaggcccctgccaatcaggaGCAGCTGGATTGTCCGCGCGGCTGTTGGCGCACATACCGACTTCCAAACGGGGCGAAGGTACTCCTCATGCAGAGGATGGGCATTGCGCCGTCGGTAGCTCCAGTGTCGTCTGCGTCCAAGGGAGCATACGACGCCATATTTCGCAGGGAACTTGACGCCGAGCCACATGGCAGCCCTGGACGAGCTGTTCCCAGCGACCAACAGCAGGGCGGGTAGAAGAGCGCTCTTCTCATATGGCGGAGGAGGATCGCGCAACCAGCAGCGTGGCCACCTAGCTCCTTAGGTTGCACACGGCTTTTCAGTTCGGTTATTTACCATTTATGTATAATATTGAAGTTTGTAACAGTCTGCTAGGTTGGTCCAGTATAGTTGTAAGACCACCTAGCGCACTCATCAGAAGCCAGTGTCATTTGCACGGTCgaactcttcttcttaattacaatgatacgcaaatcttttgcgtattgaAAAAAAAGACCTTCCTGTGTGCAAGCGCGCTACCGTTGAAGaagaagctagctagctagagcacAAGATCGCGAAGTGGGGGGCCATCACTTGACTTGGGAGTTTGTCTAGTTTCCCTTCATGCCTGGATTATATAAGCAGCTGGCTAGTATA
The nucleotide sequence above comes from Miscanthus floridulus cultivar M001 chromosome 18, ASM1932011v1, whole genome shotgun sequence. Encoded proteins:
- the LOC136524697 gene encoding protein FAR1-RELATED SEQUENCE 5-like, whose protein sequence is MSNDDSLLEYSEIVMKMFGSEDDGFEFYNNYAYEKGFSVRKEYCEWDNGHNERTLRKFVCSCEGFRAEKEVRREIKKRRPRNITRCGCRAQLVIAQDPNTEQWYVKDFIDEHNHPMTEPDLACFLRSHRRISDDQKAKIVQLQISGIRKHQIMDIMVRRYGGYDKVGFTSRDLYNFCHRNKAETLSGGDARTIISYMIESKRRDPDFFFQYKTDGRGHLTRLLWCDFQCQMDYRAFGDVVMFDGTYKTNRYNLTLVPFVGVNHHKSTVLFACGILSHEDTESYVWLLRSFCDAMIQKHPVSVITDGDHAMQKAINIVWPNSSHRLCVWHIEVCIARNLHTQDLKDKVRGFLYDRCSIEKTERKWIAFLAKEKVTDKDSWLYQMYEMREIWCAAYHAGKCYLGLRSNQRSESLHSRIQFNLDRKMTLLELIQHVDHCLSKLRSNEAYLDFQASSKPCLQPYASTIEKEAVNLFTPSVYFADVQYSVKAADKCYWIETVDGYDIVEYIVGRVDKGDKQYYVKCEICVVERKLKEISCSCLKLQSLGTPCSHIFFVLGRRGEHKLPDCCVLERWTRGAKRGFPPIRKSAMYDYSNSLQRYHELHNISQTASFIASQSLEAYGRLKRVLHEEAAMIPPNEGENGGKRFGPVLPQALDVDSIDVFDPIHVPGRGAPKKKL
- the LOC136520721 gene encoding LOW QUALITY PROTEIN: F-box/LRR-repeat protein 3-like (The sequence of the model RefSeq protein was modified relative to this genomic sequence to represent the inferred CDS: deleted 1 base in 1 codon); amino-acid sequence: MVRSLQKIPKLRTLKLEGCKFIADGLKAIGTSCVSLRELSLSKCSGVTDTELSFAVSRLKNLLKLDITCCRNITDVSLAAITSSCTSLVSLRMESCSHVSSGALQLIGKHCSHLEELDLTDSDLDGEGLKALARCSKLSSLKIGICLKISDEGLTHIGRSCPKLRDIDLYRFGGLSDDGIIQIAQGCPMLECINLSYCTEITDSSLISLSKCAKLNTLEIRGCPMITSTGLSEIAMGCRLLSKLDIKKCFDINDVGMLYLSQFSHSLRQINLSYCSVTDIGLLSLSSISGLQNMTIVHLAGITPNGVTATLMVCGCLTKVKLHEAFKSMMPPHMIKNIEARGCVFQWIDKPFKVEVEPCDVWKQQSQDVLVR